The Fimbriimonadaceae bacterium nucleotide sequence ACCGGAGCCCTCATGGCGACCATCCTTGTGGCGGCCGACACCGCGACGACGTGGCTCCAACTTCAACTCCCACCCCAACAACGGTTCAGCCCCGTCGCCCTCGACGCCTTGTCGTTCTTGACCTTTCTCCTCTTCGTCGTCGCCCTACGGGCCATACCTTTGTCCGGTACCCATGCCGCCGAGCACATGACCGTCCATGCCATCGAGCGCGGCGAAGACCTTGTGCCCGAAGTCGTCGCGCGCATGCCTCGGGTCCACCCTCGGTGCGGCACGAACTACATGGCGGGGCTCATGCTCTTCGTCATGGTCGCCTTTTCGCCCTCCGGCACCCCGAGGAACGGCGCGAGCATCCTCCTCGGCCTGTTGGCCGCGTTCTTTCTGTGGAAGCCGGTCGGGTCGTTCCTGCAGCACTGGTTCACAACGCGACCTCCGACCGCCGCCCAGGTCCAGACCGGCATCCGTGCGGGCGAAGACCTGCTCGCTAACTACGAAAAGGCCCCGCAACACGTCGCCAACCCGCTCCAGCGGATCCTCAACAGCGGTATCCCATACGTCGTCCTGGGGGGATGGGCGGCCAGCTTCGCGATCTATTTGGTCGAGCTCGT carries:
- a CDS encoding DUF1385 domain-containing protein, producing MSPTPVPDMLALPAGALARVAEPVESVTSVRAAARHMVDHGLDVCPVTSDGRFVGAVSQPDLARALADGTDPSTPVRTIARTDVLTVRPYETGAHVLRQMETLGQAWAVVVDDGGLVVGVVSPARLFNPPRRRNRPKMVGGMATPVGVYLTSGNVSGGAPWWGLVLTGALMATILVAADTATTWLQLQLPPQQRFSPVALDALSFLTFLLFVVALRAIPLSGTHAAEHMTVHAIERGEDLVPEVVARMPRVHPRCGTNYMAGLMLFVMVAFSPSGTPRNGASILLGLLAAFFLWKPVGSFLQHWFTTRPPTAAQVQTGIRAGEDLLANYEKAPQHVANPLQRILNSGIPYVVLGGWAASFAIYLVELVLRVPAPWRVSW